A window from Schistocerca gregaria isolate iqSchGreg1 chromosome 8, iqSchGreg1.2, whole genome shotgun sequence encodes these proteins:
- the LOC126285264 gene encoding fatty acyl-CoA reductase 1-like translates to MCDREEGSRCGAPNPGDRPGRPGVAEFFAGRCVLVTGATGFVGKVLVERLVRCCPDIAAVYLLLRPRRGLAAHERLQQLTQGQVSDGGGGGGGGGGLTAMFPSRHIPSALPQPLSTSVGSGNPV, encoded by the coding sequence ATGTGTGATCGCGAGGAAGGCAGTCGCTGCGGCGCTCCGAACCCCGGGGACCGGCCAGGCAGGCCGGGCGTGGCCGAGTTCTTCGCCGGGCGCTGCGTGCTGGTGACGGGCGCCACCGGCTTCGTGGGCAAGGTGCTGGTGGAGAGGCTGGTGCGCTGCTGCCCCGACATCGCCGCCGTCTACCTGCTGCTGCGGCCCAGGCGAGGGCTCGCCGCCCACGAGAGGCTGCAGCAGCTCACGCAGGGACAGGTGAgcgatggcggcggcggcggcggcggcggcggcggcctgacAGCGATGTTCCCGTCCCGTCACATCCCTTCCGCGTTGCCACAGCCCCTCAGTACCTCTGTCGGCAGCGGTAATcctgtatga